The Candidatus Methylomirabilota bacterium genome includes a window with the following:
- a CDS encoding ABC transporter ATP-binding protein, protein MLTIADLHAGYGATPILFGVSLEVRPGEAVALLGKNGMGKTTLLKTAIGFLKPSRGTIEFEGRDLTRLTPHDIARLGIGLVPENRRIFPGLTVRENLELGLSAAPGRSAALRQRRLAEVFHHFPRLAERIDQPGKTLSGGEQQMLAIARVMMAGARLILMDEPTQGLAPAFIRHVRDMIAELKRLGVTVLLVEQNARVALSVCDRGYIMEKGLIVFEASARELRESPVTREKLGV, encoded by the coding sequence GTGCTCACGATCGCCGACCTCCACGCGGGCTACGGCGCGACGCCGATCCTCTTCGGCGTCTCGCTCGAGGTCCGTCCGGGCGAGGCCGTGGCGCTCCTCGGCAAGAACGGCATGGGCAAGACGACCCTCCTGAAGACGGCGATCGGCTTCCTCAAGCCGTCGCGCGGCACGATCGAGTTCGAGGGCCGCGACCTCACGCGCCTGACGCCCCACGACATCGCGCGCCTCGGCATCGGGCTCGTGCCGGAGAACCGTCGCATCTTCCCCGGCCTCACCGTGCGCGAGAACCTCGAGCTCGGCCTCTCGGCCGCGCCCGGCCGCTCGGCCGCGCTCCGGCAGCGGCGGCTCGCGGAGGTCTTCCACCACTTCCCACGCCTCGCCGAGCGCATCGACCAGCCGGGTAAGACGCTCTCCGGCGGCGAGCAGCAGATGCTCGCGATCGCGCGCGTGATGATGGCGGGCGCGCGGCTCATCCTGATGGACGAGCCGACGCAGGGGCTCGCGCCCGCGTTCATCCGCCACGTGCGCGACATGATCGCGGAGCTCAAGCGGCTCGGCGTCACCGTGCTCCTCGTCGAGCAGAACGCCCGCGTCGCGCTCTCCGTTTGCGACCGCGGCTACATCATGGAGAAGGGGCTCATCGTGTTCGAGGCGTCCGCGCGGGAGCTCCGCGAGAGCCCGGTCACGCGTGAAAAGCTGGGCGTCTAA
- a CDS encoding TlpA disulfide reductase family protein — protein MKSWASNLVGGSLRDTIPRAALAVVLLGALVWLLPGRRPGEEGDHHGGHAPALDPFETAGVSELKEGQRGLRLALPTLDGRRMTLEDHAGKLVVLNFWATWCRPCTDEMPTLEALWRRYRERGLVVLGVAVDRGAPRALLDPYVKGLALTFPILLDADMAAARAWRVGAIPTTFVVRPGGEVAGVALGPREWDGREMTALLERLLPAAPGGR, from the coding sequence GTGAAAAGCTGGGCGTCTAACCTCGTCGGCGGCTCGCTGCGCGACACGATCCCCCGCGCGGCGCTCGCCGTCGTCCTGCTGGGCGCGCTCGTCTGGCTCCTCCCCGGGCGCCGCCCGGGCGAGGAGGGCGACCACCACGGGGGACACGCGCCGGCGCTCGACCCGTTCGAGACGGCCGGCGTCAGCGAGCTCAAGGAGGGCCAGCGCGGCCTGCGGTTGGCGCTGCCGACGCTCGACGGCCGCCGAATGACGCTCGAGGACCACGCGGGCAAGCTCGTGGTCCTGAACTTCTGGGCGACGTGGTGCCGGCCCTGCACCGACGAGATGCCGACGCTCGAGGCGCTCTGGCGGCGGTACCGGGAGCGCGGGCTCGTCGTGCTCGGCGTCGCGGTGGACCGCGGCGCGCCCCGCGCCCTGCTCGACCCGTACGTCAAGGGCCTCGCGCTGACCTTCCCGATCCTGCTCGACGCCGACATGGCGGCCGCCCGCGCGTGGCGCGTCGGCGCGATCCCCACGACGTTCGTCGTCAGGCCGGGCGGCGAGGTCGCGGGCGTCGCGCTCGGCCCGCGCGAGTGGGACGGCCGCGAGATGACGGCGCTGCTCGAGCGCCTGCTCCCCGCCGCCCCCGGCGGCCGCTAA
- a CDS encoding VIT1/CCC1 transporter family protein: MPLTPHVEHHFTGSLVVRDTVIGMSDGLTVPFALAAGLSGAVDSTAIIVTAGLAEIAAGSIAMGLGGYLAGKSDVDHYVNERAREEQEIAENPELEAAEVMELLVSHGLTREESEPVVNALKKRPEAWRDFMMRFELGLEQPDPARARQSAVVIAGAYVVGGIVPLIPYMAAARASAALPWSVLVTLVALGVFGWIKGRFTGSPRGRSALQTVLIGGLAAGAAFVIARLVS; this comes from the coding sequence ATGCCGCTGACACCGCACGTCGAACACCACTTCACCGGGAGCCTCGTCGTCCGCGACACCGTCATCGGGATGTCGGACGGGCTCACCGTGCCCTTCGCGCTCGCCGCCGGGCTCTCCGGCGCCGTGGACTCCACGGCCATCATCGTCACCGCCGGGCTCGCGGAGATCGCCGCCGGCTCGATCGCGATGGGCCTCGGCGGCTACCTCGCGGGCAAGAGCGACGTCGACCACTACGTGAACGAGCGCGCGCGCGAGGAGCAGGAGATCGCCGAGAACCCCGAGCTCGAGGCCGCCGAGGTGATGGAGCTCCTGGTGTCGCACGGGCTCACGCGCGAGGAGAGCGAGCCCGTCGTCAACGCGCTGAAGAAGCGCCCCGAGGCGTGGCGCGACTTCATGATGCGCTTCGAGCTCGGGCTGGAGCAGCCCGACCCCGCGCGCGCTCGGCAGAGCGCGGTCGTGATCGCCGGGGCGTACGTCGTGGGCGGGATCGTGCCGCTGATCCCCTACATGGCGGCGGCGCGCGCGTCGGCGGCGCTGCCGTGGTCGGTGCTCGTGACGCTCGTCGCGCTCGGCGTGTTCGGCTGGATCAAGGGCCGCTTCACCGGCTCGCCGCGCGGGAGGAGCGCGCTCCAGACCGTGCTGATCGGCGGTCTCGCCGCCGGCGCCGCCTTCGTGATCGCGCGCCTGGTCTCCTAG
- a CDS encoding GNAT family N-acetyltransferase: protein MMLDYPKEFERDVTLRDGTRVHVRPIRPDDAPRLSELYDRLSRHTVYQRFFTVMKRLPADWAQTLASVDYRTRFAVVAEQPSERGPELVGVGRYEPTDEPETVEVAFVVQDGWQDRGLGTVLVKDVLRAAVERGVRRFRAYVLADNRRMLDLIRRFGDVKERRVEQGVVELVFTPRGRSPSEASEI from the coding sequence ATGATGCTGGACTACCCGAAGGAATTCGAGCGGGACGTGACGCTCAGGGACGGCACGCGTGTGCACGTGCGGCCGATCCGCCCCGACGACGCGCCGCGCCTGTCGGAGCTCTACGACCGGCTGAGCCGTCACACGGTCTACCAGCGCTTCTTCACCGTGATGAAGCGCTTGCCCGCCGATTGGGCACAGACGCTCGCGTCGGTGGACTACCGGACGCGCTTCGCCGTCGTCGCCGAGCAGCCGAGCGAGCGCGGGCCGGAGCTGGTGGGCGTGGGGCGTTACGAGCCGACCGACGAGCCCGAGACCGTGGAGGTCGCCTTCGTCGTCCAGGACGGCTGGCAGGACCGCGGCCTCGGCACCGTCCTCGTGAAGGACGTCCTCCGCGCGGCCGTCGAGCGCGGCGTGCGCCGCTTCCGCGCCTACGTGCTCGCCGACAACCGGCGGATGCTCGACCTCATCCGGCGCTTCGGCGACGTGAAGGAGCGCAGGGTCGAGCAGGGCGTCGTCGAGCTCGTCTTCACGCCGCGCGGCCGCTCGCCGTCCGAGGCGAGCGAAATCTAG